The genomic window TTGGGGACTATGTAGAAGATTATGAAGTAATGGTTCCTTTCCAGGCGTTGCAAATGGTGGGACACACTGTCCATGCAGTTTGCCCCGACAAAAAAGCTGGCGACAAGGTGCGGACAGCAGTTCACGACTTTGAAGGAGACCAGACTTACAGCGAAAAACCCGGTCACAATTTCACTTTAAATGCTACGTTTGCAGAAGTAGAAGCGGCAACCTATGATGCTTTAGTCATTCCCGGAGGACGAGCACCAGAATATATCCGTCTGAATCAGCAGGTGCTAGAAATCACCCGTCACTTTGCCCAAACGAATAAACCTATTGCTGCCATCTGCCACGGCTTGCAGTTATTGGCAGCTGCTGATGTACTGCAAGGCAAGAGATGTACTGGTTACCCTGCTTGTAGCCCAGATGTCAAGAGTGCTGGAGGGATTTATGTCGATATCCCTGTTAATCAGGCAATAGTTGATGGTAACTTGGTGACAGCACCAGCTTGGCCTGCTCACCCCCGTTGGCTGGCAGAATTCCTCACAGTACTTGGAACTAAGATTGAACACCCAGAACTAGCTACAGCTGTTTGAGGCAAGATACGGGAAATCTTTTGATTCAATCTTCGGGGCGGTTTCTTTCACTACTCCCTACTCCCTGCCCCGAAGGATCTTAGTCAATTATCAGTGGCAAAAACAACAGACAACAGACAACTGAAAATCATATAGTTTTTTGATGAAACTATATGCAGTAAAAACTACTATTTTTTGATAAATTGCCGTGGGTTTAATTTGCAACTAGGATGTCAAGAGTACAGCACCGATACAATCTGATTTATCCACTTAACAAGCCAGGTTGAGGACAAACTCTCAGCAAATGGAATACTTATTTACATTAGGTGAAACAATTTGAAATTTTGCATCGGAAATTTTAAATTTCTTAGCAGGAAGTGAAGCTATAGTGGATTTAGCAATGCTGCTGTTAATGTGGCTAAGGTTAGTCCTGCTGCCAAATTATATGAAG from Nostoc sp. UHCC 0926 includes these protein-coding regions:
- a CDS encoding DJ-1/PfpI family protein, whose product is MAAKKLLMLIGDYVEDYEVMVPFQALQMVGHTVHAVCPDKKAGDKVRTAVHDFEGDQTYSEKPGHNFTLNATFAEVEAATYDALVIPGGRAPEYIRLNQQVLEITRHFAQTNKPIAAICHGLQLLAAADVLQGKRCTGYPACSPDVKSAGGIYVDIPVNQAIVDGNLVTAPAWPAHPRWLAEFLTVLGTKIEHPELATAV